The nucleotide sequence CAAGTCTTTCCTGTAGAATAAAAAAAAGAATCCTGCAGGCAAGATTCTTTCTAAAGGCAAGAACAACTAAGCTCTTTCAACTTTTCCGCTTCTTAAGCAAGAAGTACAAACATACATCTTCTTAGAAGCTCCGTTTACTTTACATCTTACGGATTTGATATTGGATTTCCACATTCTGTTGGATCTTCTATGAGAATGGCTGACATTCTTTCCGAAATGTGCAGCTTTTCCACAAACACTACATTTTGCCATAATTGCACCTCCCTGCGATTTATTAAGCCATATCCTGTATGAACTCACAACAAAGTCATTCTAACAGAAACATGGACAGAATGCAAGGGAAAAATGAATTTTTTATAAAAAGAGAAAATATTGTTTCATTTTCCGGCAAAAACGGTTATAATATAAACCATAAAAAACTGTGGAACAGTTTTTTATGGTTTAACGAGGAAAAATACAGAGTATTTTTTCGAGTCTGAGATGGAAAGACGGAGGAACAGTTTTTTATGGTTTAACGAGGAAAAATACAGAGTATTTTTTCGAGTCTGAGATGGAAAGACGGAGGAACAGTTTTTTATGGTTTAACGAGGAAAAATACAGAGTATTTTTTCGAGTCTGAGACGGAAAGACGGAGGAACAGTTTTTTATGGTTTAACGAGGAAAAGTATTTCCGGTTACTCAATTATGTTGGAGGTTATGTTATGAAAGGACAAGTGGACACACAATACGGAAAAGTGTTAATTGATACAGATGTAATCGCAATTTACGCAGGTTCTGTGGCAGTGGAATGTTTTGGAATTGTAGGCATGGCTGCTGTGAATATGAAGGATGGTCTGGTGAGGCTCCTGAAAAAGGATTACCTGAATCATGGAATAAATGTTACGTTGAAGGACAACAGGATTACCCTGGATTTTCATGTGATTGTTTCTTATGGAGTAAGTATTTCTACTGTTTCTGATAATCTGATCAGTACGGTGAAGTATCGGGTAGAAGAGTTTACCGGTATGGAAATCGAGAAAATCAACATCTTCGTGGAAGGTGTCAGAGTGATTGATTAAGGAGGAAAGAGAAGTGGCGATAACTACAGTAGATGCACCGTTACTTGCAAAAATGTTTTTGGCCGGAGCCAAAAATCTGGAAGCGAAAAAAGAATGGATTAATGAACTGAATGTGTTTCCCGTTCCGGACGGAGATACGGGAACCAATATGACCATGACGATTATGTCAGCGGCGGCGGAAGTGAGCAATCTGGGAGAATCACCGGATATGGCTTCTCTGGCAAAAGCAATTTCTTCCGGTTCTTTACGGGGAGCAAGAGGTAATTCCGGCGTCATCTTATCTCAGCTGTTCCGTGGATTTACCAAAGGAATCAGCAAATATGAAGTGATTGACGTGGTGATTTTGTGCGACGCTCTGCAGAAAGCAGTGGAGACAGCCTACAAGGCAGTTATGAAGCCCAAGGAAGGTACCATTCTTACGGTGGCCAAAGGAGGCGCAGACAGAGCGCTGGAGCTGATTGGAGAAACCGATGATCTTGCAGTATTTATGGATGAAGTAATCAAACATGCGGATTATGTGCTGAGCCAGACTCCGGAAATGCTTCCGGTTCTGAAACAGGCGGGAGTGGTGGATTCCGGCGGACAGGGGCTGGTTACCGTATTAAAAGGCGCTTACGACGCCCTGATGGGAAAAGAAATTGACTATACAATCGAAGCCTCCTCCACAGGAAGCGGCGTGGTAAAAATTTCTCAGCAGACAGAGCAGGATATTAAATTTGGTTATTGTACGGAATTTATCATTGTACTGAACCGGCCGATGGAAGAAAAGGATGAGATGGATTTCAAGGCATATCTGGAATCTATCGGCGATTCTATTGTGGTGGTTGCAGATGATGAAATTACAAAGGTCCATGTACATACCAATGATCCCGGACTTGCTATTCAGCGGGCATTGGAATATGGCTCTTTGAGTAAGATGAAGATTGATAATATGCGGGAAGAGCATCAGGAGAAACTGATTAAGGATGCGGAAAAAGCCGCAGCAGAGCAGAAAAAAGCAGACGAGAAGAAGCGTTCGGAAAAAGACGCCCTTGCAGAGGCACAGAAAGCGCCAAAAAAGGATATGGGCTTTATTTCCGTATCCATCGGTGAGGGAATCAATGAGATTTTCAAGGGGCTGGGGGTAGATTATATTATTGCCGGCGGCCAGACCATGAATCCCAGTACGGAAGATATGCTTAACGCCATCGAGGATGTGAATGCGGATAATATTTTCATCCTGCCGAACAATAAAAATATAATCCTTGCGGCAAATCAGGCTGCTTCTCTCATTGAAGAAAAAAATATATTTGTAATTCCCACCAAAACAGTACCTCAGGGGATTACAGCCCTGATTAACTTTATGCCGGACAGCAGCCCGGAAGAAAATGCGGCACGGATGACAGAAGAACTGTCCAGTGTGAAAACCGGGCAGGTGACCTATGCGGTGCGCGATACGCTGATTGAAGACAAATCCATCAGACAGGGAGATTATATGGGCATGGGCGACAGCTCCATTCTCTCTGTGGGGAAAGATATGGATGCGGTTATCCGGGAACTGGTGGCTCAGCTTGTGGATGAAGAGTCTGCCATTATCAGTATCTATTACGGAGAGGAAATTAAGGAAGAAACCGCTCAGCAGTTAGGCAGCGAACTGGAAGAAACATATCCGGACTGTGAAGTGGAGGTGCACTTCGGCGGACAGCCTATCTACTATTATGTGATTTCCGTAGAATAACAGCAAAGGAGCAATCCCATGGAGAAAACATCCGGTATCGGCACGCTGAAAGGGATTGGCGCGAAAACAGAACAGTTATTTCATAATCTGGGAGTATACACCGTTGGTGATATACTCCTTCATTATCCCAGGGATTATGAAAAACTGCCGCCCATCACCCCTCTGTCAGAACTGCCGGAGCTTGTAAAAGAAACTGAGATAACAGCCGCAGTTGCGGCGCGCATTGAGAAAAGCCCTGTGGTGCGGGCAGCCCGCAGCATGCAGGTGACTTCCCTGGTTTTACAGGAGAAGGACGTGAAAGCCGACCTGGTATGGTTCCGTATGCCATATCTGAAAAATACCCTGAAACCGGGAAGCTGGTTTGTATTTCTGGGCAAAATTGTCAGGAAAGGAAAACAGTTTCATATGGAGCAGCCTCAGGTATTTTTGCCGGAGAAATACGAATCCATGCAGGAATGCCTCTGGCCCTGTTATCCCCTGACGGCGGGACTTGGCAAAAACAAACTTTCCCAGACCATCCGCAAGGCTCTGGAGGAGCTGGATTTGTCGGTGGATTATCTGCCGGAAGATATCAGAATGCGGCGTCAGCTGGCAGAATATAATTTTGCCCTGGAAAATATTCATTTTCCGGAAAGCGAGGAAGCTCTGGAGCAGGCAAGAAAGCGGCTGATTTTTGACGAATTTTTCCAGTTTATTCTTTCTGCGGGGCTGCAGAAAGAGCAGATGGAGGAAGTGCTGAATGAATTTTCCTTTCTTCCGCTGGAATATCCGGAGACGGACACAGATTCGGAGAATCCGGCATCGGAGCTGTTGCCGGAAAACCGGAAGCTCTGGGCGGATGCTGTAATGGAACAGCTTCCCTACCGTCTGACAGAAGCACAGAAACGCACCCTGCTGGAAATCCGGCAGGATTTACGGGGCAGGAAGGTTATGCAGCGGCTGGTGCAGGGGGATGTTGGCTCCGGGAAAACCATCATTGCCTTTCTGGCCATGCTGGATGCGGCTCAGGCAGGTTACCAGTCTGCCCTGATGGCTCCCACAGAAGTGCTGGCCATGCAGCATTATCAGACCTTTACGGATCTTTGTGAACAGCACGGACTGCGGATTCCGGTGATTCTTCTGACGGGCTCTCTGACGAAAAAGGAGAAGCAGCACGCTTATGAAAGGATGCAGCTGTATGCCAATGCCATGATTATCGGGACCCACGCGCTGATACAGGAGCAGGCACTTTACGACAATCTGGCCCTGGTCATCACAGACGAACAACATCGGTTTGGAGTAAAGCAACGGGAAACATTGTTTCTTAAAGGTTCACAGCCTCATGTGCTGGTGATGAGCGCGACGCCTATTCCCAGAACCCTTGCCATTATTCTGTACGGAGATCTGGATATTTCCGTGATTGATGAAGTACCGGCCAGGAGGCTTCCGGTAAAAAGCTGCGTAGTGGGAAAAACTTCCCGAAAAACCTCTTATGATTTTCTGAAAAAAGAGATTGCCATGGGACATCAGGCTTATGTAATCTGCCCCCTGGTGGAAGAAAGCGAGGGCCTGGAGGCGGAAAATGTGACAGATTACGCCAGAATTCTGCAGGATGAACTTCCCCCGGAGATTGTGGTGGAATCTCTGCATGGAAAAATGAAATCCGGCAGAAAGAATCTGATTATGGAGCAGTTTGCCCGGAATGAAATCCAGGTGCTGGTATCCACCACGGTGATTGAGGTGGGGGTTAATGTGCCCAATGCCACGGTAATGATGATAGAAGACGCCCAGCGGTTTGGTCTGGCCCAGCTTCATCAGCTCCGGGGCCGGGTGGGCAGGGGAGAGGCCCAGTCCTATTGTATCATGATTAACACCACCGACTCCGATAAGGCAAAAAAGCGTCTGGAAATCCTGAATAAATCCAACGATGGCTTCCTTATTGCAGGAGAAGATCTGAAACTGCGGGGGCCGGGGGATTTTTTCGGAATCCGTCAGAGCGGACTGCTGGAATTTCGTCTGGGTGATATTTATCAGAACGCCGATTTGTTAAAGCAGGCCTCGGAGGAGGCGAATCTGCTGCTGTCAGAAGACCGGCAGCTTACTCAGCCGGACCATGAGAGAATACGGGAGCAGATACAGGGGTATCTGAACCGGCAGGCTGAAACAGTGAATCTGTGAACAAAGCTGACAGGGCCAAAAAACAGGCGCCAGAATATTCTGACGCCTGCTTTCTGATTGTCTGAGTATAAACGGAAGTTTCCTGTTATTTGCCAGACATCTGTCTCTCCTGGGCTTCGATCATTTTCTTCACCATATAACCGCCGACAGAACCGTTCTGTCTGGAGGTTAAATCTCCGTTGTAGCCATCTTTTAAAGGCACGCCGATTTCGTTTGCAACTTCGAATTTAAACTTATCCAGTGCGCTTTTTGCTTCCGGTACTACCGCTTTGTTAGATGAATTAGACATATCGTTACCTCCTGTTGTCTTTTGTTTCTGAACAATTTCTGCTTTACTTTTTCCTGTGTGAATCATCCGAAGATGATATGGTGTAACCCGTTGGTTACGAGGATAGTATATGCACAGAAATCAGGATTAGACATGCAGTTCTTTCCGAATTTAACAGAAAATTCCATGAAATATCAGTCGGTAATCGGTTGTATATCACTGATATCCGGGGAGGCAATCAGAGAATAATTGGTGTAATACACGACGAATCCCGGCTTGCTGCCATTGGGCTTTTTCACATGTTTTTTTTCGATATAGTCAATTTCCACCTTGTCCGTTCCCCGTCCGTTGGAGTAGTAGGCCGCCAGCCGTCCGGCTTCCTCAAAAGTACGGTCCGGCAGTTCGTCGCCGTTGGTTTTTACCACCACATGGGAGCCTGGCATTCCTTTTGCATGGAACCACCAGTCATTTCCCGCTGCAAATTTAAAAGTGAGCTCATCGTTCTGGAAATTATTTTTTCCCACGTACATGTGATAGCCGTCGGAGGAAAGGTAATGAAAAGGCCTGCTTTTGATTTTTTCTTTTTTGCCGGCGTGTTTCTTTTTGATATAGCCAAACTGCACAAGTTCCTCTTTAATCTGGGTCAGATCCTCCTCAGAAACGGCAATATCCAGGGAAGTGGAAATGGATTCCAGATGAAGGATTTCTTCCTGGGTTTCCTGAAGCAGTTCTGTCAGTGCCTCATAAGTGCGTTTTAATTTATTGTACCGGTCGAAGTATTTCCGGGCATTTTCCTGAGGAGTAAGCTGGTCGTCCAGAGGAATGGAAATCATTTCATTTGTATAGTAATTGAGAGCTTTCAGCTTTTTTGCATTTTCTTCCAGATTGTATCCGTAAGTGTTGATAAGTTCTCCGTATACTTTATATTTGTCCCGTTTTTCCGTATCTTTTAACTGTTTTTGCTGTAAATCGTATTTTTTTCGGCCCCGCTCCAGCAGAGTGTTTACGATTTTGCGCAAATCGGCAGATTTCTGACGGATTCGGGTGTATACATTTCTGGCGGCGTAGAAAGTTTCCAGCACTTCAGAAATGGAAGAACAGTCTGTTCTGGTAAAGTCTCCGTACTGTGTCAGTTCCACTGCGGAGAAATCCACCGGTTCTTTTCCGTTGCGAATCAGGTTTGGACGGAAATTTCCTTCCCGGACGTCCTCCATCATCCAGGAAAAGTGGTGGAAAAGATGAAGTTTTTCTTCTTCTGACAATGCTTCCGCCGGTCGGTCGCCGTCCAGGGAGGCCCGGAAACAGAGTTCGGAGGCAATGACCGGACTGATACCGGTATAAGCGGTATAGATAGCCTTCTGTACCGGCAGGGGCCTGTGATATACCTTTTCAGAAAAGGACTCCTGCGTTTCTGACAGAGGGCTGGACTTTTCCTGCGTTTCCGGGATAAAATAAGTTCTTCCGGGGAGTACTTCCCGGACAGAACTGACCTGGGCGGAAATGTGTTTGATGCTGTCAATGATTTTCTGATTCTCATCGCAGAAGATAATATTGCTGTGTTTGCCCATAAGTTCCACAATGAGAACTTTGCGGCAGAGGTCCCCCAGTTCGTTGAGATGTTCAATTTCAAAATTAATGATACGCTCCATATGGGGCTGGTAAATTCGGATTATTTTCCCGTTGGCTATGTGTTTTCGGAGCAGCATACAGAAATTCGGCGCTGTCAGGGGACTGGTTTTGTTGGAGTCAGTCAGGTAAATCAGGGGAAGGGAAGGGCTTGCGGATAATAAGAGCCGCACCTGTCCGCCTTTTACGTTATCTGTCTCTGTTCGGGAGGTTTTTATTGTGAGCAGAAGCTCGTCATTTTCCGGCTGGGCGATTTTGCTGATTCGGCCGTTTATGACTGTTTCATTCAATTCTTTTACTAAATTTGCAATTACAATTCCGTCAAAAGCCATGATAATTCTCCTTTATAGATAGCATAGGTCTGTTACAGTATAGCTCAAATTTCTGAAAAATGGAATAAAAAAAAATATGGATTGAATTTTCCGAACATTTGTATTAGAATAGATAAAAGAACCATTCAGGAACGAAAGAGCAGAAAGGGATTACATTTGTTCAAATACAAAAGTG is from Lachnospiraceae bacterium JLR.KK002 and encodes:
- the rpmB gene encoding 50S ribosomal protein L28, with protein sequence MAKCSVCGKAAHFGKNVSHSHRRSNRMWKSNIKSVRCKVNGASKKMYVCTSCLRSGKVERA
- a CDS encoding Asp23/Gls24 family envelope stress response protein, with the translated sequence MKGQVDTQYGKVLIDTDVIAIYAGSVAVECFGIVGMAAVNMKDGLVRLLKKDYLNHGINVTLKDNRITLDFHVIVSYGVSISTVSDNLISTVKYRVEEFTGMEIEKINIFVEGVRVID
- a CDS encoding DAK2 domain-containing protein; the encoded protein is MAITTVDAPLLAKMFLAGAKNLEAKKEWINELNVFPVPDGDTGTNMTMTIMSAAAEVSNLGESPDMASLAKAISSGSLRGARGNSGVILSQLFRGFTKGISKYEVIDVVILCDALQKAVETAYKAVMKPKEGTILTVAKGGADRALELIGETDDLAVFMDEVIKHADYVLSQTPEMLPVLKQAGVVDSGGQGLVTVLKGAYDALMGKEIDYTIEASSTGSGVVKISQQTEQDIKFGYCTEFIIVLNRPMEEKDEMDFKAYLESIGDSIVVVADDEITKVHVHTNDPGLAIQRALEYGSLSKMKIDNMREEHQEKLIKDAEKAAAEQKKADEKKRSEKDALAEAQKAPKKDMGFISVSIGEGINEIFKGLGVDYIIAGGQTMNPSTEDMLNAIEDVNADNIFILPNNKNIILAANQAASLIEEKNIFVIPTKTVPQGITALINFMPDSSPEENAARMTEELSSVKTGQVTYAVRDTLIEDKSIRQGDYMGMGDSSILSVGKDMDAVIRELVAQLVDEESAIISIYYGEEIKEETAQQLGSELEETYPDCEVEVHFGGQPIYYYVISVE
- the recG gene encoding ATP-dependent DNA helicase RecG, yielding MEKTSGIGTLKGIGAKTEQLFHNLGVYTVGDILLHYPRDYEKLPPITPLSELPELVKETEITAAVAARIEKSPVVRAARSMQVTSLVLQEKDVKADLVWFRMPYLKNTLKPGSWFVFLGKIVRKGKQFHMEQPQVFLPEKYESMQECLWPCYPLTAGLGKNKLSQTIRKALEELDLSVDYLPEDIRMRRQLAEYNFALENIHFPESEEALEQARKRLIFDEFFQFILSAGLQKEQMEEVLNEFSFLPLEYPETDTDSENPASELLPENRKLWADAVMEQLPYRLTEAQKRTLLEIRQDLRGRKVMQRLVQGDVGSGKTIIAFLAMLDAAQAGYQSALMAPTEVLAMQHYQTFTDLCEQHGLRIPVILLTGSLTKKEKQHAYERMQLYANAMIIGTHALIQEQALYDNLALVITDEQHRFGVKQRETLFLKGSQPHVLVMSATPIPRTLAIILYGDLDISVIDEVPARRLPVKSCVVGKTSRKTSYDFLKKEIAMGHQAYVICPLVEESEGLEAENVTDYARILQDELPPEIVVESLHGKMKSGRKNLIMEQFARNEIQVLVSTTVIEVGVNVPNATVMMIEDAQRFGLAQLHQLRGRVGRGEAQSYCIMINTTDSDKAKKRLEILNKSNDGFLIAGEDLKLRGPGDFFGIRQSGLLEFRLGDIYQNADLLKQASEEANLLLSEDRQLTQPDHERIREQIQGYLNRQAETVNL
- a CDS encoding alpha/beta-type small acid-soluble spore protein, giving the protein MSNSSNKAVVPEAKSALDKFKFEVANEIGVPLKDGYNGDLTSRQNGSVGGYMVKKMIEAQERQMSGK
- a CDS encoding NFACT RNA binding domain-containing protein; the protein is MAFDGIVIANLVKELNETVINGRISKIAQPENDELLLTIKTSRTETDNVKGGQVRLLLSASPSLPLIYLTDSNKTSPLTAPNFCMLLRKHIANGKIIRIYQPHMERIINFEIEHLNELGDLCRKVLIVELMGKHSNIIFCDENQKIIDSIKHISAQVSSVREVLPGRTYFIPETQEKSSPLSETQESFSEKVYHRPLPVQKAIYTAYTGISPVIASELCFRASLDGDRPAEALSEEEKLHLFHHFSWMMEDVREGNFRPNLIRNGKEPVDFSAVELTQYGDFTRTDCSSISEVLETFYAARNVYTRIRQKSADLRKIVNTLLERGRKKYDLQQKQLKDTEKRDKYKVYGELINTYGYNLEENAKKLKALNYYTNEMISIPLDDQLTPQENARKYFDRYNKLKRTYEALTELLQETQEEILHLESISTSLDIAVSEEDLTQIKEELVQFGYIKKKHAGKKEKIKSRPFHYLSSDGYHMYVGKNNFQNDELTFKFAAGNDWWFHAKGMPGSHVVVKTNGDELPDRTFEEAGRLAAYYSNGRGTDKVEIDYIEKKHVKKPNGSKPGFVVYYTNYSLIASPDISDIQPITD